Genomic DNA from Nicotiana tabacum cultivar K326 chromosome 21, ASM71507v2, whole genome shotgun sequence:
tagaactcggactgcagacacaatttgatcttgtagaccgagctACTCCACGACCTtcgatcggatgatgttggccgagatacctggatcaattaacagaTGCTTAACTCGAAATTTATTTACgagtatagatattaccagtgcatcattgtggggctgcaTGATCCCTTCcgcgtcctcgtcgttgaaagacaaggttccttctggtatgtaatctcgagtccatttttccctcgtgatggatactttggtacgCTTCAACATCGTCCCCTGAGGGACATCGACCccgccaatgatcatgttaatgacgtgttaAGGTTCTTCTTGTTTTATCTGCTTGTTAGAATCCCTATTCCTGAAATGACTCTTGGCTCGATcgcttaggaattctcgaagatgacCGTTGTTGAATAGTCGGGCTACTTTCCCTCTCAACTATCGGCAATCCTCCGTTCTGTGATCGTGAGTGGCATGATATTTACAtatctggttaggatccctttgggttggatcggattatagaggtcgaggccatttggtatctttgatgcgtccgatagctgaTACAATGGTGGCAGAGTCgacgttaaagttgtattccAATAACCTCGttgcttctttaggcccgatgggCCTACCGAAGttatttttgctcatgagtccccggttgcTCTGACCTCGGTCACTTCTCCTTTCAATTATCATAGAGTTCCTCCCGGACCCGCTATTTCTTCGGTCTCCATTATACAACATATACCGATCTCTTTTTGATCTCGGTTTacgatcgatgtctctcttgactctgtcgatggTCCTGACGGGATATATTGACCCTGAAGGGGCCCCAATTGACCCTGGTTTTCAATTGATATCGGTTATGTACATCGACCCAAGTGACAGCTGGATATTCCACCAGGTTCtgtttcaactgttgtgaagccaatgAGCTCTGAATATTGAGTCCTTGTGTGAAAGCCTAAACgtcccaatcatcagcgaccgctggcaggtccattcgttccatttgaaaccgggacacgaactctctgagcatctcgttattcTTCTGTTTTACTTTAAAAAGGTTAGACTTCTTGGTATCGACCTTGATAGTCTAGGCGTGTGCTTtcatgaaagaatctgcaagcatagaaaatgagtcaatagaattaggaggtaagttgtgataccatatcatagccccATTTGGTAAggtctctccgaacttcttcaataagacagactcgatctcatcatcctccaagtcattccctttgatggcacatgtgtatgaggttacatgctcatttgggtcggtcgttccattatacttaggaatctcgggcatgcgaaatTTCTTAGGGATTGGCTTCAGAGCCGcactcggaggaaaaggtttttgcacgaacttcttggaattcaggcctttcaatatcggtggcGCACTTGGGATTTGGTCTatcctggaattgtaggtttccatctttttgtcattagctttgattttcttctcccctgattctactcgttttgtcagttcctcaagcatctttatgatctcggaGTTAGCCCCAGATTCATTTTCATTTGACCTCTCTACGACCGGTTCATCCCTGCGGGTAGCTTCCCGGGGTGGATCAGGTTCAACTCTGCTCGGTGCGCGACGTTGattctgtaactgagctatcgccgcttgttgtgcctgcaacaatTCGAAGATCACCCTTAGACTGATCCCGTCTTCGCcaatattttgtgtattttgagcCGCCGATCGGGCTCCACCGCGAACGCCATTCTCGGGGTCGGTAGGTAGGTCTGTGTCGATATCTACATGCGAATTAGCGTCAATTGGGTCTACAACCGGAATTCCGATGGGATCAACGGGAGGTATCTCGTCACCGGacactatgttgttattttcactgTGATAACCAGACTCGTTGTCAACATATAggggtgctgattgagagttcgacattttgagttttaacatgaaattagagacacttcaaagaacaagtgtaaagtagtgtgtgttaaggagatttgtatcaaataaccactattatccttagccccacggcgggcgccaaactgtttaccctcaaaatcggataacaattaaatttataagtggttttaagaatacgtggactaacttgatacaaaatgataaattagatcgcaattgaaataaataatgataaagtaaatgcaaaccactcGAATTGAACAGTTTCAGCCTTGAAAGGTTAGCCACCCTCGAGCCGAACGTATTTCGATAGATATCAAGACAGGGGAATAAGAACTTAAAGagaataataatgtattgctttagaatgtgtgttacaatgtgtccaATGAATTACAGACTCCccttatatagtagaggagtcctactttaggtaaaattctataaaaggtaaaaatccatAGATTAGTTGATTGCCAATTCCTTACTGTTACGCGCGGAGATTCCCGTCGTAATATCcgaccggttacggatatttcgATTTCCGTGCTGGTTATGCTAATAATGTTTCTTCGAGCTCGATCGGAGCTAAGGTCGACTCCGGGATTACGGACTCAATGTTCTCGAAGGCAGGCATTCTGACCCCGGGTTCTAGATCGATGGGACTCGGGGTCGATATTTAGTCTTTGGTTGTCACGTTCCGATCCTATCCTGCCATGTCGTAGGcgagctcgatttcgaccgtatataaAGATTTAATTTTTCGGCGCCCGAAGTTTGACTTTTTCGTGAATTGAGATATTAACACACACATGGTTGAATAACTATAAGATAAAATTGTAACTTTATTAAtacaataaataaattaaagtttaCTCACTATGTGTAAAATTAACCCAAGAAAATGAGGTAGAGAAGATTCTAACTCATGTATTCTTATAATTCATCGAGGTACATGTAAAATGTattacatacacacacacacaaaaaaatagCATGTACAAGCCTCAATATATCACTATTAGCTACTGCTAATGGGTAAAGTAGtagtaacaaaaaaaaattataatcaaCGAACGGCAGCGCTACTAACTTCCTTTGAGTGCTTTTTGAACTATGATCAGCTTACTCACTCATTGATTTGATCGAGTTGAAATAAATTGCCTCTGTGAATTAAATTGATCTCCTCACCTCAGCCACAACACTGAAGTTGCACTCGCTAAAAATACAAACGTTAGAACTCTAAATTATTAGATGAATTAAAGATTGGAATGAAGCTTTTCACGCTTGAATATTCCACAAAATGTTGTCATCAATATTGGTGATTGGCGAGAAGTATAAACGAGAGTGATATAGATATTAATATTGATGCATGTTATCTATAGAATAAGGatttttctgatgatgatgatcagGTTAATTGAACAGTTAAGTTAAATATTTCTAAATTCTCGTTGGCTGATTAGATAATTTTATAACAATTGCATATATGAGTTTTAGATGCACaaagtaactcaaataagaaaattatcaaattaaatttCTAGGTCTATTATGtagaatttatatatataatgcaacacaataagtaagaaaagaaagagaTGGAAAAGTACTAAAATGTAACACATTAATtaagtaagaaaagaaaagatggaAGTAGTATTTCATTTAGGTGCAAGAGAATGGAGTACTGTTACTCAAAATCAAAATGTAAAGAGGTTGTTGCGGATGATATGACAAGGAATAGAAAGCCTAAgataagaaaggaaaagaagagccCAATATTGGGTTTTGTTATCTGAGTGTTGGATCGACCTATGCATGTGCTACGTAcaaaacttcattgatcccatggCATATTGAGTGACGTACCACAATTTAAAGTTCGTCGTGGTAAAGATCTTCATTCCTACCATTGTCATAGATGGTACTGTAGAAAATACTTTCATGATTGAGTATTTCATCCAATGATAATTTACCATCTTGGTTATCATCAGCCTACATAGCAAAAGAAATGTGTTAAATTATTGAATCAAATATaatgcataatatatatatatatatatatatatatatatatatatatactaagcaTTTAATCTGGAtagctttaaaaaaaaaattatactagaaaataatttgaatttgGATGATAACTTTTGGAAATAGTTTTTGAGGAACAGTTGTTTCTGGATGTAatgttttaagattttttttaaaaaaaattgcaacTCTTTACATATATTGCAACTCCCTTTTTAAAAGACAAAAGGAATCATAGAGAAAAATTTTAACATAATAATAGGAAGAAGAAGAggtgaaatttttaaaaaaataaataaaaagatactTAATATTAGAACAATTGTAGACTTGCCTCTCGAATCAAATATGTGGTGTAGACTTTAGCGTAGGAGAGTTCTCCAGGGCACAAGTAGTGCAGAATTGGTTTCAATTCCTCCTCTCTCAGGAATCTAGCAAAATCAGTGTTAAAAGATTAATTAATATTTGCTCAACACATATCAAATTGAAACAGGTGAGACGAAGTAAGAATAATTAAGTACTTGTCACTATCGACGTCAAGCTTGGCGAATGCTTCAAGTGGTGTTGGAATATTGGTTCCCCGAGATTCATATTCCAGGTAAGTCTTATAGATGTTGTAAGCACCGTTACTAAATTCCAACCGATTTAGCTTATGATCCCTGTTTACGTCCATCTGCCTGTTAACATAAAGTAATTAAACCACTATTATATTATATTGTTAAgtgtaaagaaaaatataaaattaattaagtgttATGCATTAACAATATAATGAAGCATTTTAAGCACGGCCTAAAATATATTTAATGATGATTGCGGGGTTCTAACCTGATTTTTTCTCGCAACAGCCACCTTTGTATATTTTCGTTCCTGCTATCTTCAGGGTGCAAAAAACTGCACAGGATTCCATTATGATACAACAAAGGTTAAAAGTATGTGATTTGCACAaacacaagaagaagaaaaagaaaaaaagggttaATGGTATTACTCTCTAAATTCATATAAGTTTAGAGTCCCGTTTCGATCAGCATCAGCATTTCTGAATTGTTCCATCCACCATCCTGCTTCTCCATGGCTGGTTTCATTTCTCTCTGTaaattaaattaaagatgacCAAATGCAATTATATACACATGCAATTCATGATCTTTATTTAAGGATCACCTATGTCTTCATTGGTAAAGTGAGGCAAATATTCAGAGAAAGAAATAGCTCCATCTCCATTATTGTCTCGAAAGTACTCCAATTCTCTCCGAGTTCTATAATGCAGACGATCAATGGCTTGTTGCGTATTCCAAGCTTCCAACTCCTTATACTCAATGAAACCATCTTTTGGTGCAACATCCAAAATAGGGAACAAAACCATTAATCTTAAGCTAGTTTTTAACCTCCCATCATAGTCAAAATATTGATCGTCCTCCTCCTTATAATTATTATGCGATCTACGACTAGACTGGTCTTCTTTATTTCCTTTGGGCTGACGTTGCTCCAATTCGGCAACAAGGGGATCAAATATTGGGTCACGAGTCTTGAGGCCTAATCGTCTGCTTAACCCACGAGGGGTGTAATATGCATTCTCATTTAATTTTAATTGGACGATTAATGGTATTACGAGAAAGACGAAGGCGGTGATTATGGTGGAAATAACCACCACCTTCGACATGTTTTCCTATGTCTCTGCCAACAACTTTTTCTTCCTTTAATCTTAAAACTGTTGTGGCAGTTAGAAGATAAGGGCCAACATGTAAACATCTTTCATTTGTGGTTACTACTCTTTACCGGTTACAATAGTATTTTTCCAAATTAAGGATCACATACATTTACAATAGTTTTTCAagattatttccaaaattaattcctataCAACTAAATTTAATAGCTACAGGAATTATTTTTTATCctcttttatttcaacaattgTCAAAGTTGACAATTTTCTACCTTGATTATCAGATGATCCATTCTACCAAGAAAGTaatgtaggcatataaatttaatttaaattaaattcataaaataatttggactatattttacaTTCAatatatattggtccaaataaatattacgGGCTAACATAATTGAATCAATTATATAAGTCTAATacatggattaaataaataagtcgtAATCCATTGGGTTAGCCCaattaattgggctaaagtgataagcccacttcattaagcccaagatatcatcttcctagaggcccagtttggtgccacatgtcaaatgacgtggcacgccaagtcaaacgaaagagccaataggatcgtgccacgtgtcaaaatgacaaggcatgccaagtcaaattaaaaggccaatgaaaccgcgccacgtgtgcaagtgatatgttctggccaatcaaatactGCCTTGTCACACTTTAATTtaattggtcggaaagagtttgttcttatcataactcttcccttccacaactataaataagggtcttcataacccagaaaagacaccagaagttataacaagaagcaagaaagagctcgtggatcaaacgctgcaattTTCTCcataagtttcaagcttcaagcaatcaagttcaagttcaacaatcaagttcaagctcaagaacaaagaacaaaccaagttcaagcttaagaacgaagtacaaatcaagttcaagctcaagaacgaagtaaaatcaagttcaagctcaagaacgaagaacaaatcaagattcaaggagtacaagttcaaatcaaagatcgtgctagttgaattcaagatcatcgtccgtggcaacaaatatagattcaagatcaagcttgaaggcccttgaatttatattggaaaagtagaatcagaggaaccATAGaaattgtaacactcaaatatttgaaataaaataccacgattgttgtaatatttttcggtcttgattttattttctcgacgaaaatttattgtctacaaattctggcacgcccagtgggacaatctctacctctcatatCTACTTTCCGATCAGCAAaattcaagaacatcaaaatatcttcaaagaaaatcaacccCAGATCAACTTCCATCAAGGCTGCTAATTCCAGGTTTATGCTGATGTgaaaagcatcctcgatgttacctttggaagctttggaccagttacgaggagcaaagcaagctctttgGGACAAAAAGCACTCCAAGTgtcgtccgcatcaacccctgtttttgaatcttcatcctcaaaaggagcaagatcttctaCGAACGTATCCGAAGGAGGAAGCGATATTGCTgcaaagatcaagaaaactctagctctgcttgacctctccggatccaagaaCTCTATTGTGAAGGAAGATGGTGATATTTCAAGTGATGGATCTTCCCCACTCACACCGCATATCGTGAGCCATTCTGTGTGACAATCCGTGCTACTCCCCATCATCCACAACactcatgcaagccatggtgacaaacacttcatctgtggAAGAGCAGTTGACAAACTTGACGGAAGtaatcgctggcttgaccaagtgcatgcaaaatcaagatgttataattgacaagctaacagacatggtaggaatcttgatggaagaagaatccacccatgcacctggCAAACTCCCAGAAGTTCAAGAGATTGATCCTCCCCCACAACAAGTTGCATCCACTAAGAAAATTCCAGTCTCTtcggaagggatgattccaatcaatcaactaaaggagttcattgaagggactataaaaacaaatatgaagttgcttCCAAGTCCTCCTTTACCTACGCAAAGCCGTACACTTCAAGGATCGATATGTTAAAGATgtctgctggctatcaacctccaaaatttTAACAATCTGATGGCaaaggcaatccaaagcaacatgtggcgcacttcgttgagacatgcaacaatgctaggacttatggagattacctcatcaaaCAGTTTGTCCGCTCATTAAAAGAAAATGCTTTTGATGGGTACAcagacctcgaggctggatctgTTGATAGCTGGAATAAACTAGAGCAAGAATTCCTCAATCGATTTTATAGCACGAGAcgtactgtgagtatgatagaacttataaatactcgtcaacgaaagggtgaaccagttatcgactttatcaattgttggaggaatgcaagcctcagctgtaaagacaggcttagtgaagcttcgggcatagagatgtgcatccaaggcatgcattggggacttcgctacatcttgcaaggtatcaagcctatcACAATTGAAGAACTTACGACTCGTGCCTATGACATGGAGTTAAGCATGGCCTTCGCTAGAAACAAAAGGCTGCTTATCTATGAGCCTCGCAAAGGGAACGACAAGCAAGAAGACAGGAAACGGagaaagtttgcacacaagtctgaaaataaagaagctatgaatgtcaacacatcacctgtgaagttcacaataaaggtgagcaagaagcagagtacgaaatccacttcttttcaagataaaccaagtggaaagttgactctaaaagaaatgcaagtgaaagagtacccatttctggattctgatgtgcccgcaatttttgaagaactcctcgagttaaatctcattgagcttccggagatgaaaCGGCCAGATGAAGCTGGTGAAataaatgacccaaattactgcaaataccatcgACTCGTGATCCACCCTCTCGATAAGTGCTTtatcttcaaggacaaagttatggacttggcccGTGAAAaaaagatcgtgcttgaagatgagaaggcaagtgcgaaccaagtctctatcacctttggctcattcagtctagaTGAGCTATGCAGTTtaaaagaaatcaaagatgaagaattactggagaatAACGAAGTCGAAGTAGACGACCATGATGATGATAAAGTTTGGACGTTGGTGACTCGCCATAGGCGCCACAAAAGGATCCCACGAAATGAATCAATaaaacaaccaacaaggaaaatgatggCGAAAAGACCAAAGAGACAGAATCCAGTTAAGAATTTGAATAAAGCAAAAGTGAAGGTGCACCAtcctcaaaagccacgacatccagtgaccttggaggagttcttaccaagttggttccgcacgaagatttcccatgaAGGTATTGGTGCCTCTTGTTGCCATactgacaaaggggaagaaaagtgTGATGACCTACCATCGACACCATCTTCGGAAAAGCTCATCGAGTccattcctcaagaagttaatgcttgtgagaaaaaaattatattcacaaatgacgatcttctaCTAGGTGACACTTCTCATAACCACCCGTTGTACCTGGTTAGCTATATGtgtgatgaaagggtaaatcgaattttggttgatggaggatcctaaGTGAACATCTTTCCAATTCgtactgtgaaagaacttggtattcccatgaacgaactctcggAAAGTCATGTGATGattcaaggattcaaccaaggggacAAAGAGCCATAGGTGCTATCAGGTTgggaatcaccattgaagatgtgcaatcaagtgcatggatGCATGTGATCGATGtaaagacttcatacaacgtcttgcttggaaggccttggatacattagaataaagtagttccatctacctaccttcaatgtttaaaatactacgagggtgaagtagagaagaagaagatagttgctgatgatgagccattcaccgaggctgagtcacactacgccgatgcaaagttctacttgaagaaccacattgtgaaggagctaaaagctTATGATGTCATGAAAAGCACGAATGATGAGCCCACAACTAAAAGAGCTGAAGTGACTGCTGGTAGAGCCAAAGCTATTACTGAAGAGGTAAAACCTAACTTGAATAAATCTTATAGAGGGGATATTgcgtcttatggcaagaaagtaactcctgtgctccaatatgtccctaaaaggaagaaagatgaaggtgaatcatctaatctccaaactaacatgctaaaTGAGTTAACTCTTCCGATAAAACAAATTAAGGCAGTAAATTTATCCTCAAATCCACTTGCAGGGTTTGTGGCCCAAAATtatttgcagaatgtggcactccctacaaagcaaACAGataaaggttttgatcctaacgcttacaggctatttgcaaaagctggatacaatcccaatgagccgtcaaagttagggaaTCTCCCATCAGAAACTGCGACGAGGTAACCATGTGAAGGTTTGggattaggggtgtacatggaccgggttggttcgatttttataaaaactaaaccaaaccaacTGTATCaatttggattggttcggttttgtcgggtttttcgggtttttcgggttttttgttacttaaatattatttcaatcttgttttgataaatatttgataagtaaatatatatttagtaaaaatataaaatattgacaaacatattatcgattaaaatattcttatgagagaattctattagtaacacataatagttatttttttagtcgtctgacaataatttttcgttgatgtacacttctaggttaaccgaatttagtaattaaatataaaaatctatatgatacctaaatattaataatcacttcacattcgaaaaatatataagaatttaatagatcttaacatatgatatgaatattGAAGAACAAAGAGATAGACACATTTaagtaacacttgataagaaagtgatcatacaacccattatttaaggtcaataaatatggagcacttcatattctattaaaatttatatcccgcaagagaatcccaaatatttctagacattttttaaagaaaattcaatataaaatcttaaaagtatatataaaaattatatatttatatgtcgggttggttcgggttttttttactcaataccaaaccaaatcaaaccaaaccaagtcgGGTTTTtaaatcggtttggtttgacttttcggtttggtacaatttttcggttcggtttgtacacccctatttgggatacaagcaatcgtcaccagtgcgcatctccataagaagggcgAGCAACAATTATATCACCGTAGAAAATGAATCTGCCGCTTCTAACAAGCCTTCTATCTTTGATCGACTTAGAAAATCAACTGTGAGGACTTCCGTGTTcgagagattgggtccattaaagaaagGGAATAGGTTCCagagaaattatcgaaatacaagaacacccatttttcccaaaattcagaagatctctaaggatttccaaagtctgGTTCCTTttagaatgaggcgacaaacaaaagtcaTGGTTTCGTGTGATGAGGTACTAAAGGTGAAGCCACACAATGTGTTCTACAATAAAGAacgtgatgaagatgaagaaagtgcgagttcttcgtatcatgtcacTACACAAGGCGAGCACGGTGTTTCATCTCTAATGGAGGATGACGAgaaattggaggatgtttcactGTGTTATCACGTGTCCTTgaatgatggggaccctcaagaagatgaagatgtgaAAGATGCTCCCCCAGAACTTGAAGAAGGGGTGAAGGCAAcgattgatgccttaaaagaagttaaccttggcacagATGAAAAACCAAGGCCCAcatacctaagtgctttactagcatgaagaaatcacttatatcgagttactcaaggagttcaaAGATGTCTtcgcttggagttacaaagagatgtctggcttggaccctaaagtagcagttcatcaccttgcagtcaagaatggcgctcgtcctgttaagcaagcccaaaggcgctttaggccggacttggttcccttgatcgaaagtgaagttaacaaactcattgaatCTAGCTTTATTCgcgaagttaaatacccaacatgggtctcaagtattgtccctgtaaggaagaagaatggccagattcgGGTGTACGTTGACTTTAGAGATCTCAACAGTGcgtgtcccaaagatgaattcctgcttcctattccagagctgatgatcgatgctactactgggtaCGAGGTAATGTCATTTATGGACGGTTCATCGGGCTATAACTAAATTTGCATGGCGCCAAAAGCTGAAGCTTACTGCATTCCGTACctccaagggtatttattgctacaaggtaattccttttggcttgaagaacgctggtgctacttaccaaagggctatgcagaatatttttgatgATCTTCTCtacaagaatgtcgaatgctatgttgacgacttggtggtaaaatcaagagagaagagggatcacttgaaagacttgagaatggtgtttgagttgctccggaggtaccaacttaggatgaatccattgaaatgtgactttggagttacttctgaaaagttccttggtttcattgtccgacatcgtgggatcgaaattgatcaagccaaagtggatgccattttgaagATGCTTGAGCCTCGcgatattcatgaattgaaaagtcttcaaggaaagctagcataccttaggagattcatctcaaacctagaataccttaggagattcatccCATCTATAAACATAATGGATGGGAAAACAAACTTTGACCTGATCAAGTTGGAAGAACACGAAATCTTATTCAAACCATGATAAATACTCGCCAAAACTAGGACCACAAGGCTAGTCTTTCACCCGCTTGCCATCATGCTTGCCATCTTAAAAGTCTCAGGATGAATGAAGTTCTCTGCCTTATAGGGAAACACAAAAGCACATAGCCAACATGATAACAAGGCTACTAaatatgtttcatttttcttgtcaGACCTCACCCTAAGCTTGGAGAATATAGCTTCTTGATCACTCGACCACCTAGTTGTCTTGGGAATAACTCCGTTAGGATTATGTGTCAACTTTAGGTGCGcagatttctttttctttcgtaGTGGGGTAGGTTTATATATTAAAGCTTTCTTATACCAAAAATTTATTCACTTGCTCAAGGAGACCTTTTGGTTAATACATGTACCTTCCTTAAGGTGATGGAAGGCAGCAAATAAACACTCTCAAGATCGAGGAATAAATCTCAtatgtttttcatctaaaccGATGAGTTCTCTTGTCTCAGGTACCACTTCTTCGTACGGAAAACCCACAATGGGTAGACCTCAAAGGATATGTAAGTCCCAAAGAGAGATAGACAGTTCCCCAGCTGATGTAAGAAGCGTGTTCATATTGGAGAACCAAGCTTCACAAAATTCTTGCAAAATGTCTGAGTTTCGATCATAAGCGAAAAGTGAGGCATATACAACATCATAAATCTTTGCTGTACTCAGGATTTATTGGCTTCCACCAAGT
This window encodes:
- the LOC107798723 gene encoding uncharacterized protein LOC107798723, which translates into the protein MSKVVVISTIITAFVFLVIPLIVQLKLNENAYYTPRGLSRRLGLKTRDPIFDPLVAELEQRQPKGNKEDQSSRRSHNNYKEEDDQYFDYDGRLKTSLRLMVLFPILDVAPKDGFIEYKELEAWNTQQAIDRLHYRTRRELEYFRDNNGDGAISFSEYLPHFTNEDIERNETSHGEAGWWMEQFRNADADRNGTLNLYEFRDFLHPEDSRNENIQRWLLREKIRQMDVNRDHKLNRLEFSNGAYNIYKTYLEYESRGTNIPTPLEAFAKLDVDSDKFLREEELKPILHYLCPGELSYAKVYTTYLIREADDNQDGKLSLDEILNHESIFYSTIYDNGRNEDLYHDEL